In the genome of Macrobrachium rosenbergii isolate ZJJX-2024 chromosome 44, ASM4041242v1, whole genome shotgun sequence, the window CATGTAAATGTATTGCCGATATTTGTGTATAATTGTTCCATGAATGCTGTTTTAAAGGTgattatttcttgaatattttgaatGTGGTCAGCTATTTTCATACTTGATGCAGCACCTGAATTAATCTTCTTTTTGTGAGAAGGTAGCCATAAACCTGATCTTCACATAGTTTTGTCATCTCAAATGACACTTCTCCAaattttagtaaatgtttagtgagaaataattgaaatttatgaATGGGAACATGTTAgcataatgaaattttatgtagGAGCAATATTTTAGGGTGTTATTTCTCTTGCCTTCTAACATGTTTTGTGAACCCCATATCTTTTGACCACATTTCATTAAAGAATGATATGCATCATTCTTCAGTGCTGCTGAAGATCGAAGGTATGCTGAAGCAGTATTCGTTGTATTACACTGTATTAGCGTCAaaacttgttatgaaattttgtattttttctcttaataaaaattttgaatgaatgtATTATAACTAGTCTTGTATATAGCAAGACCACATTTGTAGATTGCTGTTTTCAGATTCTGAAACATTTCGTGCATGTTGGTTATACTCAGTTGATGAAAAGAAggcataaaaatttttgtttttctcttattgttaAGCTCTTTCCCATAAGAGGGGTAAGGGGACTCAAGAGGTAAACACAAGACAGTCACAGTCATATTCATACTTGAACAGCTGAAACATGGATGAACCCCATATGCTGAAAACTAACATGACATTTTCTGCTTCTTACATCTACAGAGAGGGCATTCAGCAGTGCATTGAACTCCCCTaaacacactgcaccattcacttctctctctctctctctctctctctctctctctctctctctctctctctctctctctctctctctctctctctctctctctctctctctctctctctctctctctgtattatcaCCCTTCTTTTCCAGTAGCTTTCATAATTCTATCCAACCCTTTTTAGGaattcttcttttcctccctcctaacacctctgaattatttacttttcaccaAACCATTTCAGAATACTGATCCATGCATTTACCTACTCTAACTTCTTACTACATCTTTATATCTGCAGTTCTCAATTTTCACTTCTTAAGGAGCCACATATGCTACACAAACTTTATCTCAGCAGCTTCAGcctttttttcctaaatttatattcaacattcacacttcacttccatagaggagagtgGCTAAGTCTTTTCCTAGTctattacactctctctctcttgcatcctTTGTGACTTGTCTTTCTCTCATCCTAACATACCTGGTTGTATTTACTCTTGTATCTGTACATACAACCATGTCCATTCTTCAGTAATTCATACGGAAAGGAATCACTCAACATTCTTGTTGCCTTTTACCCTCATAAACTTACTCTTGCTTACATTAATCTCAATTTTCTCCTTGTAATCACATTCAAACTCATGATGGTTTCTATAACGAGCCTGTAATTCCTTAAGATCATTAACAAAAATCaaccattccatattccatttatAACTCATTTCTCATCTCATAATGTTGCCCCTACATATACTGTCCTTCCTCTGGCCTCTcacttttattgtaaattatcatACTTTTAACCCAAAACTATGATAGCTATTATTTTCTTAGGTgcattgtacttttatttttgcaaatgtttgtgtgtgtataatcattctttttttaaattaatttttgcagaCAGAAGTGGTTGAGCTTAGTGATGGTGAAGAACCTGAAAGCCCATCGGATAGAGAGGTGAAGGACAACTTAGAAGGAGATATTGGGGAAATAGCAACACCAGATGAAGagacaatgaaaataaaggaagagaaggaagacacAGATGAAGATGAAAGAATGGAAAGCAAGGAAGATGTAGAAATGTCAGAAGTAGTAGAACACCCAACTTTGCCTCCAGAAGTCAGAAGAAGTCATCGATTAGCTGAATCTGACAGTGAATCTGAAGGGGAAGTTGATGAGAATGAACTAGTCATACGACGTCTTAATATTCGCCAAAGGGCTCTACAGAAAATTCAGCAAGAAGAGGAGGTAATGTGACTTTGTAGAATTTTCAGATTGTTGAAAAAGAACTAACAGTAAAGTACAGTAatactattttttaaatattttaagaattctTTCTCATAAAGtatttaaaacattaacatttttgaTTTTGAGATTTATTTCAGAATACAGTTTAAACGTTAGGTATCATGTAATTTGATACTGCAATACAGTGCGTTGTGTGTACATTGTACTGAAATTCAAATGAGATGTTTTTACTGAGGACACTAAGGCCTTATTTTATGATTCAGCAGTGAATAAATGATAGACTTAGAATTAGGTTACTCAGAGGTTGTATGTTGCTTCCTTTTTTAAATAGATCTTAGGTAAAGAAGATGAAGGCAGTGAAGAATCATCTGAAGAAGAGAGTTCTGAGTATTCTGAAGAGAGTGACTCAGAAGAGGAGGGCCCCAGACTTAAGCCAGTCTTTGTGAGGAAGAAGGACAGAGTAACAATTCATCAAAAAGAGCAACAACAAGTCAAAGTTAAGCAGGTAAATATATCTAAGTGCACCTGCAATAGTTCTTGAAACTTTTAGTTATATAATGATACAGTAAACACTATCATTATTCTTAGTCCCTCTGGACAACAGGAAAATACTTGTAATTGCAAACTTATCTTTCATGGAATTAGTATTCAAGTATTTCTGAAattattgacaaaatatataGCTTGTTAGGTCAAGGAGATTGATATTCCATATTATTAAGGTACACTTCTATTTTTAGCAAGAAGCAGACAACCGTCGTCGagtagaagagagaagaagagagacacTGCGTTTGATTGAACAGGAAAATAGGAATGCGGCTAACTTGCGCAATAATATAGCTGATAATGATCCCATGAATACTATCAACactgatgatgaagctgatgatgcaGAGTATGAATTATGGAAGCTTAGGGAGTTGAGAAGATTGAAGAGAGACAAGGTAAGCAAATTACTACATATGtagtacatacatttatgttgtttatccttgattttattattactttttttttactttttctactttgtagtctttactttttttctttttgcttttttaacttCTGTAAGATATTTGTAAGTTAAGTGTGATGTATGTAGCAGAGATGGTTGTATGTATGTTAAAGTTGGCTTTTAACTCTTACTTGGTCCAAAGCCTAGGTCTACATACATCACATAtagcttttgtatttttgttttttatattggtgtTCTTTTGCTTGATGAAAATTTTATACCTTGTCTCTTGCATTTTTACTCTTTGTTCTTATGATACGTgtatcacacacatacaaaagaaagactgTAAGGGTTTTTTTTGTACGTatgaaaaaatggttttaaaaatatttaaaacattttgttaCACTTCCTAGGGTCGGTTCATGCAGAAGTTGTGCTGTTTTGTGCTTCTTATGGTCTTGAAAAGTTTTCAAGCTGctgaatttgtgtatttttgtgctgCTTTTATGAAAAATTAGGAACATTTTTAATTTACCTTTCATATTACTTTCGTAATCTACCGATAAAAAACAACCATACagataaatgataaacaatatgTTGCAGGAGGAACGTGAAGCAGCAGAGAAGGACCATGAAGAGGTTGATAAGTTGAGAAACATGAccgaagaagagagaagaatagaGCTTCGTAACAATCCAAAGGTAAGGAGAAAAGGCACTTGGAAGTCTGTTTCTCTTCATTAGATGTATACTGTAATAGATAGGCAGAAAATAATAGTGGGTTTTGAAAGTGTTATTAAACATGGTTAAGAATTTGAGctatatacattttaaggcttcttgatagaaattttcattttgtatggtGTATTGTGCTTTACTTCAGaatttatgaatgtaaatatgaaattttaacctGCAGTATTTAGGCAGTGAACCTGCTTGTTTTTAATACgtttaaagaaaattgtaaggATTATACTTAAGCATAGTCATTTGAGACAGTAAAATAATTAGCATCTGTGTTCTATATGATTTTATAATCATGAACATTTGCCATGGTCTTTCTAATTTTGCCATAAGTTTGAATATTTTACCTTTACTTATGtgttttgaatttcttttcaGGTCATTACCAACAAAGCCATCAAGGGAAAATACAAGTTCTTACAAAAGTATTATCACAGAGGGTCTTTCTTCTTGGATAATGAAGAGGAAGTCCTTAAACGAGATTTCTCTGGTGCAACTCTTGAAGATCACTTTGATAAGACCATCCTTCCAAAGGTATGTAAAGGGTTGTTTAGGTAGTGTACTTTTTTATTACTGTCTTTTTAGAAACACACTCATAAGCTGATGAGCATATCATTTGCCATGTTGAACCATTTGTAACTCAGAATTCAAAGATGTATTTTCTTTAGAGAAGAGATTTGCATGATTAGTTAGTGATTTTCAAACCAGATTTTTATACAACAAAAGTAGTTTTGTGAACAGAAACCCGTCAAATATATGTCCATACAGTATTGCATGCAGGACCCTCATTGGGGTGGAAGGGAATTCATGTTGTGGGTGTTGGATTTGGAGAAGTATTCTCTCCCTTTATTAATGAGAGCACTTATCAGGAGTTTCATTATTTGGGAAAATAGCCAAATTTTGAAAGCACCCTTCTAACCTCATTATGAATGATTCATGAATATCCTGTATCGTTTCTGTGACTATCAGAATGAACTAGCTTCCTCTATGTCTCAAACTTTCAAAGCAACCTTTCTGCAACAGGTTCTTTCAAAaccagaatatttaatttttggtgGTTATCCAGGGAGTCCTTCAACAGGAGTTTTAAAATGGTGCTGACAGAATTTTGCTTCAAAACAAACTAGGGAATGTATTAAAGTGATCTCTTGAGAGATGTCACTTGTGGAGCTGTTATCATTGAAAGCTATCAGTATCCACAATGAAAGGTACAACTTTGCACTCTAAAGGAGGCTGTTAAACAAAAGCTGGGATCTCTATAATGATGAACACAAATTTATAGTTGTTTCAGAGTTTTAAGAAAAAGCTCCTTCCTCTTGTAGTTTATCTGCTAAAGGTGGAAAGACTATCATCAGTATTTCTGACTGAAGCTACCCATGGACAAGGATGGCTTTTAATAGGGTTTGTTTTATCTTGATCCACTTTACAATAGCACAAGTCCTCATCCAGTTGTGTAGCCAACAAAGCATATTTTCATTTGGATATTTGGATTTCTACCTCAAATCTGAGTGGCTGTTGTATAATTGTAActagaaaaatatcaataacatcTTTGTCCATTCTAAATGTTGAGATGTAATCACTAATCATTGGCTGCTTTCTTTACAttgtaaaaagtataaaacaaagcAGTAATTGACAGCAATGAAGGCTGACATGAAACTTGTTTgtttggtataaaaaaatttttgatagcatagctgctgttcgtcctcaaaggagttactctctcATGGTCCATAGAGGCTCCATAAGATAGACcgactaatatcaaagaattctcttttagtcggtCTCAGCCAGTATAGTGTACATTGACACTGATAGAGTATAGGACTCAAGATGAGAGGGGCCTTTCTCATCTAATCTACAATAACTACCACAGTTCCATTCCTATAGTCAACCTGCAAGATGTGGCAATTGCGCATCTTGCGTAGGTTTTGTCAACCACGTATTGGGGCAGGACCTTACTCTGTGGTCTATTCTATCAGCAAGACTTATCACATTTCATTCGTCTTACCAGTGCTCCAAAATCACTTTGATCATTATGGATGTACCAAACAAAGAAGCAAGGTAATTGCATAGTTTTAAGTCCCAGTGAAAGTTTTAGTTTAGAAACTTTTTAGTTGGTAGTTTATTTCGTGTAAAGTCGGAATCCAGCTTCTCTTATGAATACACAGATTAGGTGTGGTGATTGTTAGCCGGCAAACAAAGCTTAGTTATACtgaattaataattttctaacaGTGCTGTTCTTGAAGGTCATTATCTTAATAGTTATCTTAGGCTACTTAACAGGCTAGGCTACTCCATTTTGATTAATAGCCTAGTAGCTGACCATTCATGTAGGCTCCACCAGCCGTAACCAGCTGTTAACCGCATTTAACATCCAAACCTTGGGTCAAGTTAAATCAGTTGTTTGGCCGTAGTATTTAATTGCCGAACTGATTggattttgtgaaaatgttctccagttattattatcagGGAATTTGTATCAGATTTTACAATGTTTGCCTTCACAGACTTACTTCCAGTAGGTATTGTTCTGCCAGTGGCAGCATAGCTAGGAAAATGTTTGCGATGTCTGTTTGCCTAtgtaaaattattagaattttacattttcatttaacgGACATTGAAATTGTACTTAATTTATTAACTAACAAAACTCCAGCAAAGTATATTTCCCTCTTTTTATGAGCAGGacctatgtttgggccaaaaccaggaagcatcTGTTCCTAGTACCTCCCTGCTGATGAAGTGGAGAAGTCCTTACTTTGGGGAGATGTCCCTGTTATCAGACATGAAGTGGATATAGCCACTGAAACTGCTCTGCTAAACCTAGAAGGACCAGGGACAGCTTTCAGATGTACATGGAAGAGAGATCCCAAAAGGAAATCTATCTACCATGCAGGTACAAGATACTGAAAGGGATCTTAGTAGGCTCCACCTAACCCCAACTGAAGTGTCTATATCTTCTGGGGGTAATAGTAATTCACCCAGGACCTCTGTCCTTTGGTTGCCAGGCAGTTGT includes:
- the Mfap1 gene encoding microfibrillar-associated protein 1, whose amino-acid sequence is MESINASWTAPPGAAQPMGIQSTAGAVPVMNDKGEVSMKKVKVQRYVSGKRPDYAPASSDDEEEEDEDFTVPRGAVPTASAPHKSLTEAEMADPRLRRLLAHREVAVVRDEEEMDHDIPSRRRLVHETEVVELSDGEEPESPSDREVKDNLEGDIGEIATPDEETMKIKEEKEDTDEDERMESKEDVEMSEVVEHPTLPPEVRRSHRLAESDSESEGEVDENELVIRRLNIRQRALQKIQQEEEILGKEDEGSEESSEEESSEYSEESDSEEEGPRLKPVFVRKKDRVTIHQKEQQQVKVKQQEADNRRRVEERRRETLRLIEQENRNAANLRNNIADNDPMNTINTDDEADDAEYELWKLRELRRLKRDKEEREAAEKDHEEVDKLRNMTEEERRIELRNNPKVITNKAIKGKYKFLQKYYHRGSFFLDNEEEVLKRDFSGATLEDHFDKTILPKVMQVKNFGRSGRTKYTHLVDQDTTSFDSPWASDTQMNHKFFNSNAGGMKQLFDRIALKKRTGTSANNTTARK